One genomic window of Polyangium aurulentum includes the following:
- a CDS encoding RCC1 domain-containing protein, with translation MRAARWHFLTLISIALCACAGNDAPIDAPSDGGVAGGHDGGVGGSGAGGGGGAGGAGGGVLPLDLPPPTRIAAGDGHGCAVDATGALRCWGYNEFGQLGYENASTLGDAPGEMPPADVDPGATVVEVVAGGGHTCVRLLDGKVRCWGFNEYGQLGRGDLSPVGDEPGEMPPADVDLGEPVAQLVAGGLHTCALLVSGVVRCWGGNDHGQLGQGNTLPIGDEPGEMPPPDVPLAEPAAYLFAGYTHTCARMASGALRCWGNNEHGQLGYGTTNSVGDEAGEMPPADVPVGGIVARGAGGGEHTCAILTTGVVRCWGDNAHFQLGDPALTNIGGAPGQMPPPDLSLGAGLPISIEAGDRFTCVLLSGGAVRCWGLDSAGQCGAGITTFVGDMAAEIPPADVAVGGASPVAEVSAGHSHVCVRLDSGAIRCWGSGSSGALGLGSLDDVGNDETPASQPDVSVFEEAP, from the coding sequence ATGCGTGCGGCACGATGGCATTTCCTCACCCTGATCTCGATCGCGCTGTGCGCCTGCGCTGGCAATGATGCGCCAATCGATGCGCCGAGCGACGGCGGCGTGGCTGGAGGTCACGACGGAGGCGTGGGCGGCTCAGGGGCGGGGGGCGGAGGTGGCGCCGGCGGTGCAGGGGGCGGCGTGCTGCCGCTCGATCTCCCTCCCCCCACGCGGATTGCGGCCGGCGATGGGCATGGCTGCGCCGTCGACGCGACAGGGGCGCTGCGGTGCTGGGGCTACAACGAATTCGGCCAGCTCGGATATGAAAACGCGAGCACCCTCGGCGACGCGCCGGGCGAGATGCCGCCCGCGGATGTCGATCCTGGCGCGACCGTGGTCGAGGTGGTCGCGGGAGGCGGGCACACCTGCGTGCGGCTCCTCGATGGGAAAGTCCGATGCTGGGGCTTCAATGAATACGGCCAGCTCGGGCGGGGCGACCTCTCGCCCGTGGGCGACGAGCCCGGCGAGATGCCGCCGGCCGACGTCGATCTGGGGGAGCCCGTCGCGCAGCTCGTCGCGGGCGGATTGCACACCTGCGCGCTGCTCGTGTCCGGCGTCGTGCGCTGCTGGGGCGGCAATGATCATGGTCAGCTCGGCCAGGGAAACACGCTCCCGATCGGGGACGAGCCGGGCGAGATGCCGCCACCCGACGTGCCGCTCGCCGAGCCAGCAGCATATCTCTTCGCGGGCTACACGCACACCTGCGCCCGCATGGCCTCGGGCGCGCTGCGCTGCTGGGGAAATAACGAGCACGGGCAGCTCGGGTATGGCACGACGAACAGCGTGGGCGACGAGGCGGGCGAGATGCCTCCGGCCGACGTCCCCGTGGGCGGAATCGTCGCCCGCGGAGCCGGGGGCGGAGAGCATACTTGCGCGATCCTGACGACAGGCGTGGTCCGCTGCTGGGGCGACAATGCGCATTTTCAGCTCGGTGATCCGGCGCTCACGAACATCGGAGGCGCTCCCGGGCAGATGCCGCCGCCGGATCTCTCGCTCGGCGCGGGTTTGCCCATTTCGATCGAGGCGGGGGACAGGTTCACGTGCGTCCTGCTTTCGGGAGGCGCGGTGCGCTGCTGGGGCCTCGACAGCGCGGGCCAGTGCGGGGCCGGAATCACCACGTTCGTCGGCGACATGGCCGCGGAGATTCCGCCGGCGGATGTCGCCGTGGGCGGCGCGTCCCCTGTGGCCGAGGTGTCGGCCGGCCATTCGCACGTCTGCGTTCGGCTGGATTCTGGCGCAATTCGCTGCTGGGGCAGCGGGAGCAGCGGGGCGCTCGGGCTGGGCTCCCTCGATGACGTGGGCAATGACGAGACGCCGGCGTCGCAGCCGGACGTGTCCGTTTTTGAGGAGGCGCCATGA
- a CDS encoding Ig-like domain-containing protein, with translation MMGWRATRTGLLGTWALCAAIGCGSPSQPHASGGGDGSSGADASPGDAAPWVLSSAPADGSTDVYPFELHRTGATTLRRKRVQVTFSEPMDTTSATVPLAGPEGAPRSIPVQWSADARSLSLEIGPPDPMDGGSLPLEYASSYALDLRALRSSAGVPIDEEIAFTTAAQDSLLEHACGHTFDDPYAYVVATAAPQNAPAVGLTHKRYMIQLPEPNMGPDHAGHVSQAIPLAGATDMFEYTLFLGADVSAEIVDAASGESIAVGVRETPPVCELIQHARTAVLTEGHEYVLRFGLSGASTFDLIFERDLVVP, from the coding sequence ATGATGGGCTGGAGAGCGACACGAACAGGATTGCTCGGGACCTGGGCGCTTTGCGCGGCGATCGGCTGCGGGAGCCCCTCGCAGCCTCATGCGAGCGGGGGAGGAGATGGCAGCAGCGGGGCCGATGCCTCCCCGGGTGACGCTGCGCCTTGGGTCCTATCCTCGGCTCCGGCCGACGGAAGCACGGATGTCTATCCCTTCGAGCTTCATCGCACGGGGGCGACGACCCTGCGGCGCAAGCGCGTGCAGGTGACGTTCAGCGAGCCCATGGATACGACCTCGGCGACCGTGCCCCTCGCCGGGCCGGAAGGCGCGCCGCGCTCGATCCCCGTGCAATGGTCGGCCGACGCGCGCTCGCTCTCGCTGGAGATCGGGCCGCCCGATCCGATGGACGGCGGCTCCTTGCCGCTCGAATACGCTTCCTCGTACGCGCTCGATCTGCGCGCGCTCCGGAGCTCCGCAGGCGTGCCGATCGACGAGGAGATTGCATTCACCACCGCGGCGCAGGACAGCCTCCTCGAGCACGCGTGCGGGCACACGTTCGACGATCCGTATGCGTACGTCGTCGCCACGGCAGCGCCCCAGAATGCGCCAGCGGTCGGGCTGACGCACAAGCGCTACATGATCCAGTTGCCCGAGCCGAACATGGGCCCCGACCACGCGGGCCATGTTTCGCAAGCAATCCCGCTCGCAGGGGCGACCGACATGTTCGAATACACGCTCTTCCTCGGCGCCGACGTGTCCGCCGAGATCGTGGACGCGGCGTCGGGCGAGAGCATCGCCGTCGGCGTGCGCGAGACGCCTCCTGTATGCGAGCTCATCCAGCACGCGCGCACGGCCGTGCTCACCGAGGGACACGAATACGTTTTGCGCTTCGGGCTCTCGGGCGCATCGACCTTCGATCTGATCTTCGAGCGCGATCTGGTGGTGCCCTGA
- a CDS encoding MXAN_6577-like cysteine-rich protein gives MSFASLAWTGCSDDGSNTTSQTSGGGDGGQGNVTSQGGNGGTGAQGGNGGTGAQGGMGGAGGMGTGGMGGTGGMGTGGMGGTGGMGTGGMGGTGGMGNACPAGQTDCNGTCTLTQFDPNNCGTCDNKCGAGAVCSAGQCGLNCVGGTTKCGDSCVDLTVDPKNCGACDTACPAGEVCTAGKCGFVCVGQTTKCGNLCVDLKTDAANCGACDNDCPAGQVCSNGKCGLNCAGGTTKCGDFCVDVNVDGANCGGCGKVCGAGEVCSGGKCNLNCAGGTTKCANTCVNLDNDPGNCGACGAVCPMGQVCTAGKCEGQCGAGTTECNNVCVDTNVDPSNCGACGNACPAGQVCSGGKCGMTCAAGLIKCGTLCVDPKSDEANCGACGNVCLPSVTCFNGDCAGAGECENAADCDACTTCALDGLCSDELSTCASNQDCIDLNNCLYACPAGDTTCLNTCAQMHQNGLEAYFDISDCLYCQECTGKCGIDPMECGASCDSQNDCGTCQQCAMDVNGRCADDLAICQNNQDCLDLSTCYSMCNDDMCFDTCDKTHVNGVADYIAIAICLICQECPNDCNNGMTCP, from the coding sequence ATGAGCTTTGCTTCGCTCGCATGGACGGGGTGTAGCGACGACGGCTCGAACACCACGAGTCAGACGAGCGGCGGCGGCGACGGCGGTCAGGGCAACGTGACCAGCCAGGGCGGCAATGGCGGCACCGGCGCGCAGGGCGGCAATGGTGGCACCGGCGCGCAGGGCGGAATGGGCGGCGCCGGCGGCATGGGCACCGGCGGCATGGGCGGCACCGGCGGCATGGGCACCGGCGGCATGGGCGGCACCGGCGGCATGGGCACCGGCGGCATGGGCGGCACCGGCGGCATGGGCAATGCGTGTCCCGCCGGCCAGACCGATTGCAACGGCACCTGCACCCTCACCCAGTTCGACCCCAACAACTGCGGCACCTGCGACAACAAGTGCGGCGCGGGCGCGGTGTGCTCGGCGGGTCAGTGCGGCCTCAATTGCGTCGGCGGGACGACCAAGTGCGGCGACAGCTGCGTGGATCTCACCGTCGACCCCAAGAACTGCGGCGCGTGCGACACCGCCTGCCCCGCGGGCGAGGTGTGCACCGCGGGCAAGTGCGGCTTCGTCTGCGTTGGACAAACCACCAAGTGTGGCAATCTCTGCGTCGACCTCAAGACCGACGCGGCCAACTGCGGCGCGTGCGACAACGACTGCCCCGCTGGCCAGGTCTGCTCGAATGGCAAGTGCGGCCTCAACTGCGCGGGCGGAACCACCAAGTGCGGTGATTTCTGCGTCGACGTCAACGTCGACGGCGCCAACTGCGGCGGGTGCGGCAAGGTCTGCGGCGCGGGCGAGGTTTGCTCGGGCGGCAAGTGCAACCTGAACTGCGCCGGCGGCACCACCAAGTGCGCCAATACCTGCGTGAACCTCGACAACGACCCGGGCAACTGCGGCGCGTGCGGCGCCGTCTGCCCGATGGGGCAGGTGTGCACGGCCGGCAAGTGCGAGGGGCAGTGCGGCGCCGGCACCACGGAGTGCAACAACGTCTGCGTCGACACGAATGTCGATCCGAGCAACTGCGGCGCGTGCGGCAACGCCTGCCCCGCCGGCCAGGTGTGCTCGGGCGGCAAATGCGGAATGACGTGCGCGGCCGGCCTCATCAAGTGCGGCACCCTGTGCGTCGACCCGAAGTCGGACGAGGCGAACTGCGGCGCGTGCGGCAACGTCTGCCTGCCGAGCGTCACCTGCTTCAACGGCGACTGCGCCGGCGCGGGCGAATGCGAGAATGCGGCCGACTGCGACGCTTGCACGACCTGCGCGCTCGACGGCCTGTGCTCGGACGAGCTGAGCACCTGCGCGTCGAACCAGGATTGCATCGACCTCAACAACTGCCTGTACGCCTGCCCGGCCGGCGACACCACCTGCCTCAACACCTGCGCGCAGATGCACCAGAACGGGCTCGAGGCCTACTTCGACATCAGCGATTGCCTCTACTGCCAGGAGTGCACGGGCAAGTGCGGCATCGACCCGATGGAATGCGGCGCCTCGTGCGACAGCCAGAACGACTGCGGCACGTGCCAGCAGTGCGCCATGGATGTCAACGGCCGGTGCGCCGATGATCTCGCGATCTGCCAGAACAACCAGGACTGCCTCGACCTGTCGACTTGCTACAGCATGTGCAACGACGACATGTGCTTCGACACGTGCGACAAGACGCACGTCAATGGCGTCGCCGACTACATCGCGATCGCCATCTGCCTCATCTGCCAGGAGTGCCCGAACGACTGCAACAACGGCATGACCTGCCCGTGA
- a CDS encoding glycoside hydrolase family 9 protein, giving the protein MKRILTGLTVLSLAALAAACGEEGGSNTSASSNAGGGGTGGIGNGGTGGIGNGGAGGAGGEGGGIIPPAQPVSPYIVVDQFGYLPSAQKIAVIRDPETGFDAGESFTPGGTYVLVDAQTGAQVGKGSPTPWNGGAVDASSGDKAHWFDFSSVDQPGSYYVLDVDKDVRSNVFRIGDDVYRDVLKHAVRTFFYQRAGFEKKAEHAGAGWADGASHVGPGQDKNARLYSAKDDATTERDLSGGWYDAGDYNKYTNWTARYVVTLLKAYQENPAAFTDDYGIPESGNGVPDVIDEVKWGMDWLVRMQNPNGSVLSIVGMAHASPPSASQGPSLYGSASTSATLSTAAAYALGAKIFRSLGQTAYADDLLSRAKNAYTWANSNPNVTFKNNDGASGTSGLGAGQQEMDDYGRLHRKIEAAVYLFEETKDNAYRSFVDANYNKMHMFEWNNHAYPFEADEQGTLLYYTKVPNATANVVSAIKSAFGTAMDGGDNFPAIQGEKDPYRAYLKDYVWGSNHTKSQQGNMFYDIIAYGIDAGKNAAAEGAALRYLHYIHGVNPLGMVYLSNMSGAGADKSVNEFYHAWFADGSAAWDRVGDSTYGPAPGFLVGGPNPSYDWDGCCPGNCGSAENNAVCNSETLSPPKGQPAQKSYKDFNTSWPLNSWSVTENSNGYQVAYIRLLSKFVK; this is encoded by the coding sequence ATGAAGCGTATTCTTACGGGTCTCACCGTTCTGTCCCTCGCCGCGCTCGCCGCGGCCTGCGGCGAGGAGGGCGGCTCGAACACCAGCGCCTCGAGCAACGCGGGCGGCGGCGGCACGGGCGGCATCGGTAACGGCGGCACGGGCGGCATCGGTAACGGCGGCGCGGGCGGCGCGGGCGGCGAAGGCGGCGGCATCATCCCGCCTGCACAGCCGGTGAGCCCGTACATCGTCGTCGACCAGTTCGGCTATCTCCCCTCCGCGCAGAAGATCGCGGTCATTCGCGACCCGGAGACCGGATTCGACGCCGGAGAATCCTTCACGCCGGGCGGGACGTACGTTCTCGTCGATGCGCAGACGGGCGCGCAGGTGGGCAAGGGCAGCCCGACACCCTGGAATGGCGGCGCCGTCGACGCCTCCTCGGGCGACAAGGCGCACTGGTTCGATTTCTCGTCCGTCGATCAGCCCGGAAGCTATTACGTGCTCGACGTGGACAAGGACGTCCGCTCGAACGTCTTCCGCATCGGGGACGACGTTTATCGCGACGTGCTGAAGCACGCGGTGCGCACCTTTTTCTATCAGCGCGCGGGCTTCGAGAAGAAGGCCGAGCACGCGGGGGCGGGCTGGGCCGACGGCGCGAGCCACGTGGGGCCGGGGCAGGACAAGAACGCGCGCCTCTACAGCGCAAAGGACGACGCCACCACCGAGCGCGATCTGAGCGGCGGCTGGTACGACGCGGGCGACTACAACAAGTACACGAACTGGACCGCCCGGTACGTGGTGACGCTCCTCAAGGCCTACCAGGAGAACCCGGCCGCGTTCACCGACGATTACGGCATCCCGGAGTCCGGCAATGGCGTGCCCGACGTCATCGACGAGGTGAAATGGGGCATGGACTGGCTCGTCCGCATGCAGAACCCGAACGGCTCGGTGCTCAGCATCGTGGGCATGGCGCACGCGAGCCCGCCCTCGGCCTCGCAGGGCCCGAGCCTCTACGGCAGCGCGAGCACCTCCGCGACCCTCAGCACGGCCGCGGCCTACGCGCTCGGCGCCAAGATCTTCCGCTCGCTCGGACAGACCGCCTACGCCGACGACCTCCTGTCGCGCGCGAAGAATGCCTATACCTGGGCCAATTCGAACCCGAACGTCACCTTCAAGAACAACGACGGGGCCTCGGGCACGAGCGGCCTCGGCGCCGGTCAGCAGGAGATGGACGATTACGGGCGCCTGCACCGCAAGATCGAGGCGGCCGTCTACCTTTTCGAGGAGACGAAAGACAACGCCTACCGCTCGTTCGTCGACGCGAATTACAACAAGATGCACATGTTCGAGTGGAACAACCACGCCTATCCCTTCGAGGCCGACGAGCAGGGCACGCTGCTTTATTACACGAAGGTCCCGAACGCGACGGCGAACGTGGTGAGCGCGATCAAGAGCGCCTTCGGCACGGCCATGGACGGCGGCGACAACTTCCCGGCAATCCAGGGCGAAAAGGATCCCTACCGCGCCTATCTGAAGGACTACGTCTGGGGCTCGAACCACACGAAGTCGCAGCAGGGCAACATGTTCTACGACATCATCGCGTACGGGATCGATGCCGGGAAGAACGCGGCCGCCGAGGGGGCGGCGCTAAGGTATTTGCACTACATCCACGGCGTCAATCCGCTCGGGATGGTGTATCTGTCGAACATGTCCGGCGCGGGCGCCGACAAAAGCGTGAACGAGTTCTATCACGCCTGGTTCGCGGACGGCAGCGCAGCCTGGGACCGCGTGGGCGACTCCACCTACGGCCCCGCCCCCGGCTTCCTCGTCGGCGGCCCGAACCCGAGCTACGACTGGGACGGCTGCTGCCCCGGCAATTGCGGCAGCGCCGAAAACAACGCCGTCTGCAACTCGGAAACCCTGAGCCCGCCGAAGGGCCAGCCGGCGCAGAAATCCTACAAGGACTTCAACACGAGCTGGCCGCTGAACTCGTGGTCGGTCACGGAGAACAGCAACGGATACCAGGTGGCGTACATCCGGCTGCTGTCGAAATTCGTGAAGTGA
- a CDS encoding phenylacetate--CoA ligase family protein, protein MNVETQARATESLQRFFGQSIDEVLGRHLRADPEGAALALFHDAAASVPAYRTFLAERGVIPAMVRTFSHFKALPLTAKASYVAERPLASLVRGGNLAASDMLAVSSGSTGRPTFWPRALADEFHVAMRFEQVFHDSFEADRRPTLAIICFALGTWVGGMFTTACCRHLAVKGYPVTTVTPGNNKDEILRVFADLAPAFEQVVLLGYPPFLKDVIDTGRARGIDWSRHRIRLVTAGEVFSEAWRTLVAERVGADDLLRFCVSLYGTADGGVLGNETPLSTAIRRFLAERPEAARRIFGNDRLPTLAQYDPLSRFFEVKNGTLLFTADGTAPLVRYHISDEGGLYRCDALLAALAEEGFDPFEVLGPEARGVRPLPFVYVFGRSHFTVSFFGANVFPENVSLGLEGPAVRDFVTGKFVLEVKEGADRDTYLSVTVELAPGEVTNAGREAAVAEAIAAALVRQNSEYANYVPEERRVPRVVLLPHGDPEQFPAGVKHRYTR, encoded by the coding sequence ATGAACGTCGAGACGCAGGCACGGGCGACGGAGTCGCTCCAGCGCTTCTTTGGTCAATCGATCGACGAGGTGCTCGGACGTCATCTTCGCGCCGATCCGGAGGGCGCGGCGCTCGCGCTGTTCCACGACGCCGCCGCGAGCGTCCCGGCCTACCGCACCTTCCTGGCCGAGCGCGGGGTGATCCCCGCGATGGTGCGGACCTTCAGCCACTTCAAGGCGCTGCCGCTCACGGCCAAGGCGAGCTACGTCGCCGAGCGCCCGCTCGCGTCGCTCGTGCGCGGGGGCAACCTCGCGGCGAGCGACATGCTCGCGGTCTCGTCGGGCTCGACGGGCCGCCCGACCTTCTGGCCGCGCGCGCTCGCGGACGAGTTTCACGTCGCGATGCGCTTCGAGCAGGTCTTTCACGACAGCTTCGAGGCCGACCGCCGTCCGACGCTGGCGATCATCTGCTTTGCGCTGGGGACCTGGGTGGGCGGCATGTTCACGACCGCGTGCTGCCGGCACCTCGCGGTGAAGGGCTATCCGGTCACGACGGTCACGCCCGGCAACAACAAGGACGAGATTCTGCGCGTCTTCGCCGACCTCGCGCCCGCGTTCGAGCAGGTGGTGCTGCTCGGCTATCCGCCATTCTTGAAGGACGTCATCGACACGGGGCGGGCGCGGGGGATCGACTGGAGCCGTCATCGCATTCGTCTCGTGACGGCGGGCGAGGTGTTCAGCGAGGCGTGGCGCACGCTCGTGGCCGAGCGGGTGGGCGCGGACGATCTCTTGCGGTTCTGCGTCTCCCTTTACGGGACGGCGGACGGGGGCGTGCTCGGCAATGAAACGCCGCTGAGCACGGCGATCCGGCGCTTTCTCGCGGAGCGGCCGGAGGCGGCGCGGAGGATCTTCGGCAACGATCGGCTCCCGACGCTGGCGCAATACGACCCGCTGAGCCGGTTCTTCGAGGTGAAGAACGGGACGCTGCTCTTCACGGCGGACGGGACGGCGCCGCTCGTGCGGTATCACATCTCGGACGAGGGCGGGCTTTACCGCTGCGATGCGCTCCTCGCGGCGCTGGCCGAGGAGGGCTTCGACCCGTTCGAGGTCCTCGGCCCGGAGGCGCGCGGGGTGCGCCCGTTGCCGTTCGTGTACGTCTTTGGCCGCTCGCATTTCACGGTATCGTTTTTCGGGGCGAACGTCTTCCCGGAGAACGTGAGCCTGGGGCTCGAGGGGCCTGCCGTGCGTGATTTCGTGACCGGGAAGTTCGTGCTCGAGGTGAAGGAGGGCGCGGATCGGGACACGTATTTGTCGGTGACCGTGGAGCTCGCGCCGGGGGAGGTCACGAACGCTGGGCGGGAGGCTGCGGTGGCCGAGGCGATTGCGGCGGCGCTCGTGCGACAGAACAGCGAGTATGCGAATTACGTCCCCGAGGAGCGGCGGGTTCCGCGGGTGGTGCTGCTGCCGCACGGGGATCCGGAGCAGTTTCCGGCGGGCGTGAAGCACAGGTATACGCGGTAG
- a CDS encoding ABC transporter ATP-binding protein: MSEPLVVVEDLHKSFVHMGRKLEVLRGIDVTIGQGEIVAIVGPSGAGKSTFLHCIGTLDLPTSGKIRLAGEELVGLPSWRLAAIRNKTIGFVFQFHHLLPEFNALENVMMPGLIQGKSRAAMEGPAKELLTEVGLGHRVTHRPGELSGGEQQRVALARALVLSPKLLLADEPTGNLDSATSGAMHELFFEINRKHGTTIVVVTHNPAFAESMPRIVSLKDGTVDSDRWVSKPTGAEDAPPADEPPAEA, encoded by the coding sequence ATGTCCGAACCGCTCGTCGTCGTCGAGGACCTGCACAAATCGTTCGTCCACATGGGCCGCAAGCTCGAGGTCCTGCGGGGCATCGACGTGACCATTGGCCAGGGCGAGATCGTCGCCATCGTCGGGCCCTCGGGCGCCGGCAAGAGCACGTTCCTGCACTGCATCGGCACCCTCGACCTGCCGACGAGCGGCAAGATCCGCCTCGCCGGCGAGGAGCTCGTGGGCCTGCCGAGCTGGCGCCTGGCGGCGATCCGGAACAAGACGATCGGCTTCGTCTTCCAGTTCCACCACCTCCTGCCCGAGTTCAACGCGCTCGAGAACGTGATGATGCCGGGCCTCATCCAGGGCAAATCGCGCGCGGCGATGGAGGGGCCGGCCAAGGAGCTGCTCACCGAGGTGGGCCTCGGCCACCGCGTCACGCACAGGCCTGGGGAGCTGTCGGGCGGCGAGCAGCAGCGCGTCGCGCTCGCCCGCGCGCTCGTGCTCTCGCCGAAGCTTCTGCTCGCGGACGAGCCCACGGGGAACCTCGACTCGGCGACCAGCGGCGCGATGCACGAGCTGTTCTTCGAGATCAACCGCAAGCACGGCACCACGATCGTGGTGGTCACGCACAACCCGGCCTTTGCGGAGTCGATGCCGCGGATCGTCTCGTTGAAGGACGGCACGGTCGACTCGGATCGCTGGGTTTCGAAGCCCACCGGCGCGGAGGACGCGCCGCCCGCGGACGAGCCGCCCGCCGAGGCGTAG